One genomic region from Spirulina subsalsa PCC 9445 encodes:
- a CDS encoding glycosyltransferase, with the protein MSDNFWSKPEETDLELDPLTSLLAEWSDPVEDEEDFNSDFFLGLEGRRRKAAFTLIMIWGIVITLHLVAWGTWLVISVTGILAVYCLRLIVAKPAADPLPLTEGQLASAPTVSLLVAAKNEEAVIERLVKTLCAVDYPQDKYEVWVIDDASSDRTPEILDALALDYPQLRVVHRPPNAGGGKSGALNQVLPQTQGDIIGVFDADAVVTSDILRRVVPMFRPENVGAVQVRKAISNTGLNFWTKGQTTEMALDSYFQQQRVAIGGIGELRGNGQFVRRKALASCGGWNEETITDDLDLTIRLHLDDWDIDFCLFPAVYEEGVTRPQALWHQRSRWAEGGYQRYLDYWRLILRKPMGFVKTVDLLMFVMTQYIFPTALVPDVMMMILRHHGSVLAPLSALTVPFAFVGMSVGLSRINRPSPLSFAQLLGYWGQSLRGTLYMCHWIVVMVATTGRMSIRPKRLKWVKTVHQGSEERLA; encoded by the coding sequence ATGTCCGATAATTTTTGGTCTAAACCTGAAGAAACTGATTTAGAACTCGATCCCCTAACCTCCCTATTAGCGGAATGGTCTGATCCCGTAGAAGATGAAGAAGACTTTAACAGTGATTTCTTTCTCGGTTTAGAAGGTCGTCGGCGCAAAGCAGCCTTTACCCTGATTATGATCTGGGGGATTGTGATTACCCTGCACCTCGTCGCCTGGGGAACTTGGCTGGTCATCAGTGTTACAGGGATTTTAGCCGTCTATTGTTTACGCCTCATTGTAGCCAAACCTGCCGCCGATCCTCTGCCCCTCACCGAGGGACAATTAGCCTCTGCCCCTACCGTGTCCTTACTGGTGGCCGCCAAAAATGAAGAGGCTGTGATTGAGCGCTTAGTAAAAACCCTGTGCGCGGTGGACTATCCCCAAGATAAGTATGAGGTTTGGGTGATTGATGATGCCAGCAGCGATCGCACGCCAGAAATTTTAGACGCTTTAGCCCTAGATTATCCTCAACTGCGGGTTGTCCATCGTCCCCCCAATGCCGGAGGAGGCAAATCCGGAGCCCTTAATCAAGTCTTACCCCAAACTCAAGGAGACATTATCGGCGTATTTGATGCCGATGCCGTTGTGACATCAGACATCTTGCGTCGTGTTGTGCCGATGTTTCGACCGGAAAATGTGGGCGCGGTACAAGTGCGCAAAGCCATCAGCAATACAGGGCTAAACTTCTGGACGAAAGGCCAAACCACCGAAATGGCACTCGATAGTTATTTCCAACAGCAACGGGTCGCCATTGGGGGCATCGGGGAACTACGGGGCAATGGTCAATTTGTCCGTCGGAAAGCCCTAGCCAGTTGTGGGGGGTGGAATGAGGAAACCATCACCGATGATTTAGATTTAACCATTCGTCTCCATTTAGACGACTGGGACATTGATTTTTGTCTCTTCCCTGCCGTTTATGAAGAAGGAGTCACCCGCCCCCAAGCCCTCTGGCACCAACGCAGTCGTTGGGCAGAAGGGGGCTATCAACGTTATTTAGACTACTGGCGGTTAATTCTGCGCAAACCAATGGGTTTTGTGAAAACCGTCGATTTGCTCATGTTTGTCATGACCCAGTACATTTTCCCCACGGCCTTAGTCCCCGATGTGATGATGATGATCCTACGCCATCACGGTTCCGTTTTAGCCCCTCTCTCTGCCCTGACGGTGCCTTTTGCCTTTGTAGGAATGTCTGTGGGGTTATCTCGCATTAATCGCCCTTCTCCCTTATCCTTTGCCCAGTTGTTGGGGTATTGGGGGCAAAGTTTACGCGGGACCCTCTATATGTGTCATTGGATTGTGGTCATGGTAGCCACAACAGGGCGGATGTCCATTCGGCCCAAGCGCCTAAAGTGGGTTAAAACCGTTCACCAAGGGAGTGAGGAACGTTTAGCATGA
- a CDS encoding bifunctional sterol desaturase/short chain dehydrogenase encodes MNEWLIAIAASILSILWVELIRDIYHLLAHLWPPLYRLHVWHHRVFRRDLTPVSEEIYRQAHWYNDVPEALVMLSFSLLPGLLAWIWAFPHGELVWLGTVYTVGFLLSAIARGSGLAYADELTDLTHRPGPFAEIPAHWLVNRTYHWRHHFDDQQAYYCGTFTFVDQIMGTALSLKGKRIAVTGASGTMGRALLTHLKAKGAKVIALTSRPEAVMLDGETTPLKTLTWQVGEESALAEELEKIDILILNHGVNVHGDCQENAIAQSYEINTFSSWRLLELFLKTVRTNDHIATKEVWVNTSEAEVNPAFSPLYELSKRTLGDLITLRRLDAPCIIRKVILGPFKSNLNPIGIMSADWVARQVIKQAQRDTRNIIVTINPITYLAFPLKEFFVSSYFKLFTQRRGNS; translated from the coding sequence ATGAATGAGTGGTTAATAGCGATCGCAGCCTCAATTCTTTCCATTTTGTGGGTGGAGTTGATTCGGGACATCTATCACCTCTTGGCGCACCTTTGGCCGCCGTTGTATCGCTTGCACGTCTGGCATCATCGGGTCTTTCGTCGCGACCTAACCCCGGTGAGTGAGGAAATCTACCGTCAAGCCCACTGGTACAATGATGTCCCAGAGGCCTTAGTCATGTTGAGCTTTAGTCTTCTGCCCGGACTGTTGGCTTGGATTTGGGCTTTCCCTCATGGGGAACTGGTTTGGCTGGGAACGGTTTATACGGTAGGCTTTTTGTTAAGTGCGATCGCCCGAGGGAGTGGTTTAGCCTATGCGGACGAACTCACAGACTTAACCCATCGTCCGGGTCCCTTCGCGGAAATCCCCGCCCATTGGTTAGTCAATCGAACCTATCACTGGCGGCACCACTTCGACGACCAACAGGCCTACTATTGCGGAACTTTTACTTTTGTCGATCAAATTATGGGGACGGCATTATCACTCAAAGGCAAACGGATTGCAGTAACAGGCGCTTCCGGCACAATGGGGCGGGCGTTATTAACCCACCTCAAAGCTAAGGGAGCCAAGGTTATCGCCCTAACCTCTCGTCCCGAGGCCGTGATGTTAGACGGGGAGACTACCCCCCTGAAAACCCTCACCTGGCAAGTCGGGGAAGAATCAGCCTTAGCGGAAGAATTGGAGAAAATCGATATCCTGATCTTGAATCATGGCGTGAATGTTCATGGGGATTGTCAGGAAAATGCGATCGCCCAATCCTACGAAATTAACACCTTCTCCAGTTGGCGACTGTTAGAACTCTTCCTCAAAACCGTCCGCACCAACGACCACATCGCCACCAAAGAAGTCTGGGTCAACACCTCCGAAGCCGAAGTAAACCCCGCCTTTAGCCCCCTCTATGAACTCAGCAAGCGCACCCTGGGCGATTTAATCACCCTACGTCGTTTAGATGCCCCCTGCATCATTCGCAAAGTCATCCTCGGCCCCTTTAAAAGCAACCTCAACCCCATTGGCATCATGTCCGCCGATTGGGTCGCCCGACAAGTCATCAAACAAGCCCAACGAGACACCCGCAACATCATTGTCACCATTAACCCCATCACCTATCTCGCCTTCCCCCTGAAAGAGTTTTTCGTCTCCAGTTACTTTAAACTCTTCACCCAGCGTAGGGGGAATTCATGA
- a CDS encoding NACHT domain-containing protein, which produces MPIDPAFLQILLMLVITIPLLCWLINQLPSLQAVPGKTPLIIVNILALLLIVAQLQWVPPDNPQPHHLYTQQVLEWAKLPCYVILFSSLLYLGGMTWGQRQNGLVATYSTPELLEYRKTLLAIQQELIHLVAEPQPEQVGKPSQLALSSPAKPSLSDKWQKLPKLIFRRENRAEKGKPIREVFQESRQRLLILGEPGFGKTTLLLDLAGELLEEAAQNAEAPLPIIFELSAWKNDKQSIADWLATDLKDRYNIPLDLTKGWLEKGHLLPLFDGLDELGLVRQQACIERLNEFLGLNGGVFPVVVCYRYEEYLAGDKIFSGLHRSVSLQPLTDRQIERHLRRLNYDHLWADIQRDKEGLLALARTPLFLYLISLAYPEGIPQGKPQGEDLEFYQKQVRGRLFDAYIDRKLTDYWVKKQGGSKALRTAEVSRARGYLTWLARQLKERNQTEFLLEKMQPDWLENGGVRVIYKMIYGLIGGLIFGLIVGLIFGLIGGLIYGVIYGIIIGQSNDIDPIEMFTYSWNNIKDGLIVGLILGLIVGLIVGLIVRLIVGLIVGLIVGLIVGLTKGDVKTKIYPNQGIIESAKNTVVISIMYYPLGVFLMFLFRYATGQEASLKAALLEGIPIALLFALLTTGLPVIQHYILRFLLWRSGAIPLNYVAFLNRACEQKILKRVGGHYRFVHDLLREHLATTS; this is translated from the coding sequence ATGCCCATCGACCCCGCTTTTCTCCAAATCCTGCTCATGCTGGTTATTACCATCCCCCTACTCTGTTGGTTAATCAACCAGTTACCCTCCCTGCAAGCTGTACCCGGCAAAACCCCCCTAATCATTGTCAATATTCTCGCCTTATTGCTCATCGTAGCCCAACTCCAATGGGTACCACCAGACAACCCCCAACCCCATCACCTCTACACCCAACAAGTTCTAGAATGGGCTAAATTGCCCTGCTATGTCATCTTGTTCAGCAGTCTATTGTATCTAGGGGGGATGACTTGGGGGCAACGCCAAAACGGGTTAGTGGCTACTTATTCCACCCCCGAACTTTTAGAATACAGGAAAACACTCCTCGCCATCCAACAAGAATTAATTCATTTAGTCGCCGAACCCCAACCGGAACAGGTGGGAAAACCTTCCCAATTAGCCCTATCATCCCCAGCAAAGCCTTCTTTGTCGGACAAATGGCAAAAACTGCCTAAATTAATCTTTCGGCGGGAAAACAGGGCAGAAAAAGGCAAACCGATTCGGGAGGTTTTTCAGGAGTCTCGGCAGCGATTGTTAATTTTAGGAGAACCGGGTTTTGGGAAAACAACTTTATTGCTAGATTTAGCGGGAGAATTACTGGAAGAAGCCGCACAAAATGCTGAGGCACCTTTACCCATTATTTTTGAACTTTCAGCCTGGAAAAACGATAAACAATCGATTGCCGACTGGTTAGCCACAGACCTTAAAGACCGCTACAATATCCCCTTAGATTTGACGAAAGGTTGGTTAGAGAAGGGTCATTTATTGCCCTTGTTCGATGGTTTGGATGAATTGGGTTTAGTCCGGCAACAGGCTTGTATTGAACGACTGAATGAGTTTTTGGGGTTAAATGGGGGAGTATTTCCTGTGGTCGTTTGTTATCGTTATGAGGAGTATTTAGCGGGGGATAAAATTTTTTCAGGTTTACATAGATCTGTTTCTTTACAGCCCCTCACTGATAGACAAATTGAACGTCATTTGCGCCGTTTAAACTATGATCATCTTTGGGCAGATATTCAAAGGGATAAAGAGGGATTATTGGCGTTAGCGCGGACTCCTTTATTTCTGTACTTAATTTCTCTGGCTTATCCTGAAGGAATCCCCCAAGGTAAGCCCCAGGGTGAGGATTTGGAATTCTATCAAAAGCAGGTGCGGGGGCGGTTATTTGATGCTTATATTGACCGGAAGTTAACGGACTATTGGGTGAAGAAGCAGGGGGGGAGCAAGGCGTTAAGGACGGCGGAAGTTAGTCGGGCGAGGGGCTATCTGACTTGGTTGGCACGGCAGTTAAAGGAGCGGAATCAGACGGAGTTTTTATTGGAGAAAATGCAGCCTGATTGGTTGGAAAATGGGGGAGTAAGAGTTATTTACAAGATGATTTACGGGCTGATTGGAGGGCTGATTTTCGGGCTAATTGTTGGGCTGATTTTCGGGCTGATTGGAGGGCTGATTTACGGGGTAATTTATGGGATCATTATAGGTCAAAGTAATGATATAGATCCAATTGAAATGTTTACTTATTCTTGGAATAATATAAAGGATGGGCTGATTGTTGGGCTAATTCTTGGGCTGATTGTTGGGTTGATTGTTGGGCTAATTGTTAGGCTAATTGTTGGGCTGATTGTTGGGTTGATTGTTGGGCTGATTGTTGGGCTTACAAAAGGAGATGTTAAAACAAAAATTTACCCCAATCAAGGAATTATTGAATCGGCAAAAAATACTGTTGTTATTAGCATTATGTACTATCCGCTCGGTGTATTTTTAATGTTTTTATTCCGTTACGCGACGGGTCAAGAAGCTAGCCTAAAAGCTGCTCTGTTAGAGGGAATCCCTATAGCATTGTTGTTCGCATTATTGACCACAGGTTTACCTGTTATTCAACACTATATCCTCCGTTTTCTTCTGTGGAGGAGTGGTGCAATTCCCCTCAATTATGTTGCCTTTCTCAATCGAGCTTGTGAGCAAAAAATCCTCAAGCGGGTGGGGGGACACTATCGCTTTGTTCACGACCTTTTACGGGAACATCTCGCCACCACATCCTAA
- a CDS encoding PAS domain S-box protein — protein MVDDAPERKTWVDDAPLAIAPNTSLAATIAAMTQRQPPVSYALILDQDNVQGIITERDIVRCLAHPPHLRWSEIPVSDLMTGQLITAELSDLQDLVSTLKILQSHHIRHLPILDQGKLYGIVTLASLRQFLQPLDILRIRQIQEVMTDSVIDAPPHTSLLNIATLMSSHQISCVVIVKTVRRQKRSLKIPVGIITERDLVRWHDQDLRQVKAKEVMSSPVFSLPPHVSLWTVHEAMCRRGMRRVVIVGKQGELLGLVTQTSVLEAVNPHDVNDIIASLQAQVEDLQDKNLKLLQERNSRLEAEIRQREATAAALQASEKRFRATFEVAGVGMALISLEGQFLQVNSKLCELLQEQPDQLLGKPWYELIADEFIPLTKQQVQALVGGEEKPLTREKRYKTARGEEIWVYTTLSLVRTTRGEPDYLIAVVEDIRERKQQEQRLRIFERAIAASPNGIIISDATQGDYPAIYVNPAFESLTGYQSSEVIGRNFLFLQDQDIEQIGARQLWEALAAAQECRVTLRNYRQDGSMFWNDCSIAPVRDQGGHVTHYIGIYSDITRRRQALESLTQQLNRTLLLRQITEKIRLSLDVNHIFNTAAEQLGQVLQVDRCLIHTYYPDPLPCVPLVAEYLVGPYQSLAAFTIPVEGNAHVQAVLTQDAAVVTPNVYKDPLFRGNYDLCEQLEIKSMLAVRTSYNGQPNGLICLHQCCIFREWNNEDIELIESVAASLGIAIAQASLLEQEKQQKLYLDEQNYQLQREIEQRERIEEQLQQTLLRLELVIEASNDGFWDWDFKQQSIYFSPRWKEMLGYQDHEFPNSLESWEKVILPEDRVLALGLVEDYNQGRVPRFLMTQRFYHKNRSIVYILSRAIHIKNEAGEVVRMIGSHTDITETINFQNRLQEQLNQLQEFDRALQQSELRYRAIIEAIPDLMFRVHRNGIYLDFIAAKNSPQLFDHQRIGRHLMDVVPPEIATRHLQVLTQVLSKREMCIYEQEFTLNGQIYQEEVRVTISGDDEVLFMIRDISDRKRTEKALQEAKEAAEAANFAKSQFLATMSHELRTPLNAILGFSQILHQESNLNPEQKDYLSIIQQSGEHLLDLINDILDLSKMEAGQVSLDIAPFNLHELLDLLHSMFYLKAHTKGLTFTIQRPPHLPQFVLGDASKLRQILMNLLSNSSKFTQHGYITLRLQTLPSHDPHLIPLEFSVIDTGPGIAPQDLNRIFDPFVQTEVGRNSQQGTGLGLPISRRFIQLMGGDIAVESRNWRLVSPPEHPPTLVPCPETNPQETCFRFSLCLPTPKEFQSPSSDTPTIISLAPHQPSWRILIVEDIAVNRHLLRSILSPLGFEIEEAENGEKAIALWQTWHPHLIWMDIRMPVMDGYEATRQIRQQERQLPPHTQPPVKIIALTASAFEQQRQAVLDAGCDDFLSKPFLKNHILAKIQEHLGVEYSYSSNSLVTSEYDSLEVELTKVQPSSDAWIAQLQQQPQPWLKHFEEAVSIADEEHIFSLIQEIPYPNSELAASLIQLVKNFQFERILEATAQLLQQFDRPSS, from the coding sequence ATGGTAGACGATGCTCCAGAACGCAAAACATGGGTTGATGATGCTCCTTTAGCGATCGCCCCCAACACCTCCCTAGCGGCTACTATTGCGGCCATGACCCAACGGCAGCCCCCGGTCAGTTATGCCCTAATCCTAGACCAAGATAACGTACAGGGCATTATCACTGAACGGGACATCGTGCGATGTTTAGCCCATCCTCCCCACCTCCGTTGGTCGGAAATTCCCGTATCTGACCTCATGACAGGGCAGTTAATCACCGCCGAACTCTCCGACTTACAGGATTTAGTCTCTACCCTGAAAATTCTCCAATCCCACCACATCCGCCATCTGCCCATTCTAGACCAGGGCAAACTCTACGGCATTGTTACCCTAGCCAGTTTGCGCCAGTTTTTACAGCCCTTAGATATCCTGCGGATTCGGCAAATTCAGGAGGTCATGACCGATTCCGTCATTGATGCACCTCCCCACACCTCCCTGTTGAACATTGCCACCTTAATGAGTAGCCATCAGATCAGTTGTGTGGTGATTGTGAAAACTGTCCGACGACAGAAACGCTCCCTTAAAATTCCCGTGGGCATCATCACGGAACGGGATTTAGTCCGATGGCATGATCAGGATCTCCGTCAGGTCAAAGCCAAGGAGGTCATGAGTTCTCCGGTCTTTTCTCTCCCCCCCCATGTCTCCCTCTGGACAGTCCATGAGGCCATGTGTCGGCGTGGGATGCGGCGGGTGGTGATTGTGGGGAAGCAGGGCGAATTATTAGGGCTGGTGACTCAGACGAGTGTTTTAGAAGCGGTGAACCCCCATGATGTTAATGACATCATTGCTAGTTTACAGGCTCAAGTGGAGGACTTACAGGACAAAAACCTCAAATTACTCCAAGAGCGCAACAGTCGCCTAGAGGCCGAAATTCGCCAACGAGAGGCCACCGCCGCCGCCTTACAAGCCAGCGAGAAACGCTTTCGGGCGACCTTTGAGGTGGCTGGGGTGGGGATGGCGTTGATTAGTCTAGAGGGGCAATTCTTGCAGGTTAATTCTAAACTCTGTGAGTTATTACAAGAGCAGCCCGACCAGTTATTAGGGAAACCTTGGTATGAGTTAATCGCTGATGAGTTTATCCCGCTCACAAAACAACAAGTTCAGGCTTTGGTGGGGGGAGAAGAAAAACCCTTAACCCGTGAAAAACGCTATAAAACAGCCCGAGGGGAGGAGATTTGGGTGTATACTACCCTGTCTCTTGTGCGTACCACTCGGGGAGAACCGGATTATTTAATCGCCGTGGTGGAAGATATCCGGGAACGCAAACAACAGGAACAACGGCTTCGGATTTTTGAACGAGCGATCGCCGCTTCTCCCAATGGCATTATTATCAGTGATGCCACCCAAGGGGACTATCCCGCCATTTACGTTAATCCCGCCTTTGAGTCCCTCACGGGTTATCAGTCCTCGGAAGTCATCGGCCGTAATTTCCTGTTTTTGCAAGATCAAGACATCGAACAAATAGGCGCTCGGCAACTTTGGGAGGCCTTAGCCGCCGCCCAAGAATGTCGCGTGACTCTACGCAATTATCGACAAGATGGCTCAATGTTCTGGAATGATTGTTCCATTGCCCCAGTGCGAGATCAAGGGGGCCACGTTACCCACTACATTGGCATTTACTCCGATATTACCCGCCGCCGTCAAGCCCTAGAATCCCTGACCCAACAGTTAAATCGCACCCTCCTCCTGCGACAAATTACCGAGAAAATCCGCCTCAGCTTGGATGTGAACCATATTTTCAACACCGCCGCCGAACAATTAGGCCAAGTGTTACAGGTGGATCGCTGTTTAATTCATACTTACTACCCGGATCCTCTGCCTTGCGTGCCTCTGGTGGCGGAGTATCTTGTCGGCCCCTATCAATCCTTAGCCGCTTTTACCATTCCCGTAGAAGGCAATGCCCATGTCCAGGCGGTATTAACTCAAGATGCAGCCGTTGTCACCCCGAATGTTTACAAGGATCCTCTATTTAGGGGTAATTATGATCTCTGTGAGCAATTAGAGATTAAATCCATGCTGGCGGTGCGCACCTCCTACAATGGCCAACCCAACGGTTTAATTTGTTTACATCAGTGTTGTATCTTCCGGGAGTGGAACAACGAGGATATTGAGTTGATCGAGTCGGTGGCGGCCAGTTTGGGAATTGCGATCGCCCAGGCCTCCCTGTTAGAACAAGAAAAACAACAGAAACTCTATCTTGATGAGCAGAACTATCAACTGCAACGGGAGATTGAGCAACGAGAACGCATTGAGGAACAACTTCAGCAAACCCTCCTCCGTTTAGAATTAGTCATTGAAGCCTCCAATGATGGGTTCTGGGATTGGGACTTTAAGCAACAAAGCATTTATTTCTCCCCCCGTTGGAAAGAAATGCTGGGCTACCAAGATCATGAATTTCCCAACAGTTTGGAGAGTTGGGAAAAAGTCATCCTGCCTGAAGATCGAGTTTTAGCCCTGGGTCTGGTGGAAGACTACAACCAAGGGAGAGTTCCCCGCTTCCTGATGACCCAACGGTTTTATCACAAAAACCGCTCTATTGTATATATCCTCTCCCGTGCCATTCACATCAAAAACGAAGCCGGGGAAGTGGTGCGCATGATTGGCTCCCATACCGATATTACCGAAACCATCAACTTCCAAAACCGCCTACAAGAACAGTTAAACCAACTACAAGAATTTGACCGAGCGCTCCAACAAAGTGAACTCCGCTATCGAGCCATTATCGAAGCCATCCCCGACCTCATGTTCCGCGTCCACCGCAATGGCATTTATTTGGACTTTATCGCCGCCAAAAATTCCCCCCAACTTTTTGACCATCAACGCATTGGCAGACACCTGATGGATGTTGTTCCCCCAGAAATTGCCACCCGACATTTACAAGTCCTGACCCAAGTTCTGAGTAAGCGGGAAATGTGTATTTACGAGCAGGAATTCACCCTCAACGGTCAAATTTATCAAGAAGAAGTCCGCGTCACCATTAGCGGGGACGATGAGGTTCTATTCATGATTCGGGATATTAGCGATCGCAAACGCACCGAAAAAGCCCTGCAAGAAGCCAAAGAAGCCGCCGAAGCCGCCAACTTCGCCAAAAGTCAATTTCTCGCCACCATGAGTCATGAACTACGCACCCCCCTCAACGCCATCCTCGGGTTTAGCCAAATCCTCCATCAAGAGTCCAACCTTAACCCCGAACAAAAAGACTATCTCAGCATTATTCAACAAAGCGGAGAACACCTCCTCGACCTGATTAACGACATCCTCGACCTCTCCAAAATGGAGGCCGGGCAAGTCTCCCTAGATATCGCCCCCTTCAACCTCCATGAACTCCTCGACCTCTTGCACAGTATGTTCTACCTCAAAGCCCACACCAAAGGCTTAACCTTCACCATCCAACGCCCCCCCCACCTACCCCAGTTTGTCCTCGGTGATGCCAGCAAACTGCGACAAATCCTCATGAACTTGCTCAGTAATAGCTCCAAATTCACCCAGCACGGTTATATTACCCTGCGGCTTCAAACCCTACCCAGCCATGATCCCCACCTCATCCCCCTTGAATTTTCCGTCATTGACACCGGCCCCGGCATCGCCCCCCAAGACCTCAATCGTATTTTTGACCCCTTTGTACAAACCGAAGTCGGGCGCAACTCCCAACAGGGAACAGGTCTAGGTTTACCCATCAGTCGCCGTTTTATTCAACTCATGGGGGGTGACATAGCCGTTGAAAGTCGCAACTGGCGGCTAGTATCTCCCCCGGAACACCCTCCTACCCTCGTTCCCTGTCCTGAAACCAACCCCCAAGAAACCTGTTTCCGCTTTTCTCTGTGTCTCCCGACTCCCAAAGAATTTCAGTCCCCCTCCTCTGACACCCCAACCATTATTAGCCTCGCCCCCCATCAGCCCTCATGGCGGATTTTAATTGTGGAAGATATTGCCGTCAATCGTCACCTGTTGCGTTCTATCCTCAGTCCCTTGGGATTCGAGATTGAAGAAGCCGAAAATGGGGAAAAAGCGATCGCCCTCTGGCAAACCTGGCACCCCCATCTCATCTGGATGGACATTCGGATGCCCGTCATGGACGGCTACGAAGCCACCCGACAAATTCGCCAGCAAGAACGCCAACTCCCCCCCCACACTCAGCCCCCCGTTAAAATTATCGCCCTCACCGCCAGCGCCTTTGAACAACAACGACAAGCTGTTTTAGATGCCGGATGTGATGATTTTCTCAGTAAACCCTTCCTAAAAAACCATATCTTAGCCAAAATACAAGAACATTTAGGCGTAGAATATTCTTATAGTAGCAACTCCCTTGTGACCTCAGAATACGATAGTCTAGAAGTAGAATTAACTAAAGTTCAACCCTCATCTGATGCTTGGATTGCCCAACTCCAACAACAACCACAGCCTTGGCTCAAACATTTTGAAGAAGCTGTGAGCATTGCGGATGAAGAGCATATTTTTTCCTTGATCCAAGAAATTCCTTACCCCAATTCAGAACTGGCTGCTAGTTTAATACAATTAGTCAAAAACTTTCAATTTGAGAGAATTCTCGAAGCCACGGCTCAACTTTTACAACAATTTGACAGACCCTCGTCCTAA